Proteins co-encoded in one Rhodococcus sp. PAMC28707 genomic window:
- a CDS encoding thioesterase family protein has protein sequence MTEPSPFRSATALTTLTRTDVEGSFAAVIDPIWTIGPKVHGGTMLATCSAAAKAQLDDAQAQPLAVSVSYLNAPDPGRVDLTTIVRKRGKQVSSVDVEMSQAGRVAVRAVVTLGRPDTDSPRHEVPSALASMPIEPPADADAVGGEHPMASVVHLAQGCDMRIDPTSAHFLTGKQGESEIRMWVRPRPGDEADPDTAVLFAHMTGDICAPVTMNRGLFGWAPTVQLTSYLRCRPAPGWLRVAASSTVIGATWFEEDHLVLDSTGAVVVQSRQLAMVPR, from the coding sequence ATGACCGAACCCAGCCCCTTTCGTTCGGCCACAGCACTGACGACCCTCACTCGCACCGACGTCGAGGGCTCCTTCGCAGCAGTGATCGACCCCATCTGGACCATCGGACCCAAGGTGCACGGTGGCACGATGCTCGCCACCTGTTCGGCAGCCGCGAAAGCTCAGCTCGACGACGCGCAAGCGCAACCTCTCGCCGTGAGCGTCAGCTACCTGAATGCGCCCGACCCCGGGCGAGTGGATCTGACGACGATCGTGCGCAAGCGTGGCAAGCAAGTATCGAGCGTCGACGTCGAAATGTCTCAGGCCGGCCGGGTGGCGGTGCGGGCCGTCGTCACTCTGGGGCGCCCGGACACCGATTCACCGCGACACGAAGTGCCCTCGGCGCTCGCGTCGATGCCGATCGAACCTCCTGCAGATGCCGACGCGGTCGGCGGGGAACATCCGATGGCGTCGGTAGTGCACCTGGCGCAGGGGTGCGATATGCGAATCGACCCGACATCGGCACACTTTCTTACCGGTAAACAGGGCGAATCAGAGATTCGTATGTGGGTCCGGCCCCGTCCGGGCGACGAAGCCGATCCCGACACCGCAGTCCTGTTCGCACACATGACCGGTGACATCTGCGCACCAGTGACGATGAACCGCGGACTGTTCGGCTGGGCTCCCACCGTGCAGTTGACGTCCTACCTTCGTTGTCGACCCGCTCCTGGCTGGTTGCGGGTAGCTGCGAGCAGCACCGTGATCGGCGCTACGTGGTTCGAAGAAGATCATCTGGTGTTGGACTCGACCGGCGCCGTGGTCGTGCAGAGTAGGCAGCTGGCGATGGTCCCGCGCTAG
- a CDS encoding GNAT family N-acetyltransferase → MLIRDTITEDLPSILAIHNDAIATTTAIWDETEVGLDERITWFDGRLRAGFPVLTAVVDGFIAGYASYGQWRPKSGYRLTVEHSVYVDKAFHRRGIASALLAELIARARTAGIHAMVAGIESGNTTSIALHDKFGFVTVGQLPEVGVKFDRWLDLTLMQLSL, encoded by the coding sequence GTGCTGATCCGAGACACCATCACCGAAGACCTGCCTTCGATACTCGCCATTCACAACGACGCCATCGCCACCACGACGGCGATCTGGGACGAGACCGAAGTAGGGCTCGACGAAAGAATCACCTGGTTCGACGGCCGTCTCAGGGCTGGATTTCCCGTCCTGACGGCCGTCGTCGACGGGTTCATCGCGGGGTACGCGTCGTACGGGCAGTGGCGTCCGAAAAGTGGGTACCGGCTGACGGTCGAGCACTCGGTCTACGTCGACAAAGCTTTTCACCGTCGGGGCATTGCCAGCGCCCTGCTAGCGGAGTTGATAGCGCGCGCCCGGACCGCAGGAATCCACGCCATGGTCGCTGGAATCGAAAGTGGGAACACCACCTCGATCGCGTTGCACGACAAATTTGGCTTCGTCACCGTCGGACAGCTCCCCGAAGTGGGGGTCAAATTCGACCGGTGGCTCGACCTGACGCTGATGCAACTCAGTCTGTGA
- a CDS encoding lysophospholipid acyltransferase family protein, with protein sequence MSDVAKVIPLHGGGSGRTASARNTDQSRVERSRSRHPSSYTEVRPPTPLITPTLAAPPVTTAPVSVPIDAIREKLVGQIAGTAEFLRRRLAGDYQIDEFGYDPHFADAVWLPLLRPLFDKWFRVEVKGIENIPNDGGALVVANHAGVIPIDALMTSVAVRDHHPAHRPLRMLAADMAFEMPGVGSIARKAGHTLACNPDAERLLRMGEVAAVFPEGFKGIGKPFSERYKLQRFGRGGFVSAALRTGAPIIPCSIVGSEEIYPKIGDLTTLARLMGMPYFPVTPLFPHFGPLGLIPLPSKWYIEFGKPIYTDSYEAHASDDPMVLFELTDHVRETIQHTLYRLLAKRRNVFLG encoded by the coding sequence GTGAGCGACGTGGCGAAGGTAATTCCGCTGCACGGCGGTGGGTCCGGTAGAACGGCGTCCGCGAGAAACACAGACCAAAGCCGGGTGGAACGAAGTCGCAGCCGCCACCCGTCCTCGTACACCGAGGTCCGGCCTCCCACACCACTCATCACTCCGACCCTCGCCGCACCGCCGGTGACAACAGCTCCGGTGTCCGTGCCCATCGACGCGATCAGAGAAAAATTGGTGGGCCAGATTGCCGGAACCGCCGAGTTCCTGCGACGTCGGCTCGCCGGGGACTACCAGATCGACGAATTCGGGTACGACCCCCACTTCGCCGATGCCGTATGGCTTCCGCTGCTGCGGCCATTGTTCGACAAATGGTTCCGCGTCGAGGTCAAGGGCATCGAGAACATTCCGAACGACGGCGGTGCACTCGTTGTCGCCAATCACGCCGGCGTCATCCCGATCGATGCGTTGATGACCTCCGTCGCCGTGCGTGATCACCATCCAGCGCACCGACCGCTGCGAATGTTGGCAGCTGACATGGCATTCGAGATGCCCGGGGTCGGATCGATTGCACGCAAAGCGGGACACACGCTCGCCTGCAACCCCGACGCCGAGCGACTGCTGCGCATGGGGGAGGTGGCGGCGGTCTTCCCCGAGGGCTTCAAGGGAATCGGCAAGCCGTTCAGCGAGCGCTACAAGTTGCAACGGTTCGGCCGCGGCGGTTTCGTATCGGCCGCCCTGCGTACGGGGGCCCCGATCATCCCGTGCTCGATCGTGGGGTCGGAAGAGATCTACCCGAAAATCGGCGACCTCACCACCCTCGCTCGGCTGATGGGTATGCCGTACTTTCCGGTCACGCCACTCTTTCCGCACTTCGGCCCACTCGGTCTCATCCCGCTGCCGTCGAAGTGGTACATCGAGTTCGGTAAGCCGATCTACACCGACTCCTACGAAGCCCACGCTTCGGACGATCCGATGGTGCTCTTCGAGTTGACCGACCACGTTCGCGAAACGATCCAGCACACGCTCTATCGACTTCTCGCCAAGCGTCGCAACGTCTTCCTCGGGTAG
- the proC gene encoding pyrroline-5-carboxylate reductase, whose amino-acid sequence MTRIAVIGGGRIGEALIAGLLESGHPVRDLVVAEKFEARARELASAFGILTASIAEASENADVIVLAVKPGDVDAALTEVAKIDLDGEREQLIVSLVAGVPTSKFESKLPAGFPVIRVMPNTPMLVGEGMSALAPGRHAKSEHLALVRTVLSSVGKVVTVKESQLDAVTAVSGSGPAYFFLVAEAMIDAGVGLGLARDVSTSLVVQTMVGSAVMLDRSEESATELRYGVTSPGGTTAAAVRELETNGLRAAFFNALGAAKRRSTEMGITAE is encoded by the coding sequence ATGACGAGAATTGCTGTAATCGGCGGCGGTCGCATAGGCGAGGCACTGATCGCTGGGCTGCTGGAGTCCGGGCACCCTGTCCGCGACCTGGTGGTAGCGGAGAAGTTCGAGGCCCGAGCCCGCGAGTTGGCCTCGGCGTTCGGGATCCTGACGGCGTCGATCGCCGAGGCGTCGGAGAACGCCGATGTCATCGTGCTGGCGGTCAAGCCTGGCGATGTGGATGCCGCGCTGACCGAGGTCGCCAAGATCGACCTGGACGGCGAACGCGAACAATTGATCGTCTCACTCGTCGCCGGGGTGCCGACTTCGAAGTTCGAATCCAAGCTTCCAGCAGGCTTCCCGGTCATCCGGGTGATGCCGAATACGCCGATGCTCGTGGGCGAAGGCATGAGCGCGCTGGCCCCGGGGCGACACGCGAAGTCCGAGCACCTCGCACTCGTACGGACTGTGCTGTCCTCGGTCGGCAAGGTGGTGACGGTGAAAGAGTCTCAGCTCGACGCCGTCACGGCTGTTTCGGGATCCGGGCCGGCGTACTTCTTCCTCGTCGCCGAGGCGATGATCGACGCGGGTGTCGGCCTCGGATTGGCCCGCGATGTGTCCACTTCTCTCGTCGTTCAGACGATGGTGGGGTCCGCGGTGATGCTCGATCGGTCCGAAGAGTCCGCAACGGAGCTTCGTTACGGGGTGACTTCTCCTGGCGGAACGACGGCCGCGGCAGTGCGTGAATTGGAAACAAATGGCCTCCGAGCAGCGTTTTTCAACGCTTTGGGGGCCGCGAAGCGCAGATCCACTGAGATGGGCATCACAGCTGAATAG
- a CDS encoding MerR family transcriptional regulator — protein MRSSELVARSGVPLATIKYYLLEGLLMPGKSTSATQSTYGDDHLERLSLIKALAGAGLPIDRIRNVLELIEHPAESLYETLGNAIAELPPVIDHVCAEYPRAEAVLAKLGQIYDPCFVAVAQLERALQAAEDVGIPMTDQRLTAYGTHLRGIAEAELAMMPIESTAAAVEYAVLGTAIYEPVITALRRLTHQHLAQKISTPP, from the coding sequence GTGCGCTCATCCGAGCTCGTCGCCAGATCTGGCGTGCCACTCGCGACGATCAAGTACTACCTCCTCGAGGGCCTTCTGATGCCGGGGAAATCCACCAGTGCCACCCAGTCGACGTACGGGGACGATCACCTCGAAAGGCTTTCGCTGATCAAAGCTCTGGCCGGAGCTGGATTGCCCATCGACAGAATCCGTAACGTGCTGGAGCTGATCGAACACCCCGCAGAATCTCTCTACGAGACATTGGGCAATGCGATCGCCGAACTACCGCCAGTGATCGACCACGTGTGCGCGGAGTATCCGCGTGCCGAAGCCGTGTTGGCTAAGCTCGGTCAGATCTACGACCCTTGCTTCGTCGCGGTAGCGCAGCTGGAACGGGCACTGCAGGCCGCCGAGGACGTCGGCATTCCCATGACGGACCAGCGCCTCACGGCGTACGGCACACACCTTCGGGGGATCGCCGAAGCCGAGCTGGCGATGATGCCGATTGAATCCACCGCTGCTGCCGTCGAGTACGCGGTATTGGGAACCGCCATCTACGAGCCCGTGATCACCGCCCTGCGCCGCCTCACACACCAACACCTTGCACAAAAGATCTCCACCCCTCCATGA
- a CDS encoding response regulator transcription factor — protein sequence MTNVLIVEDEESLAEPLAFILRKEGFEVTVAVDGPSALAEFDRAGADIVLLDLMLPGMSGTDVCKQLRSRSGVPVIMVTARDSEIDKVVGLELGADDYVTKPYSARELIARIRAVLRRGNDAELDGIVDTGVLEAGPVRMDVERHVVLVNTEQITLPLKEFDLLEYLLRNSGRVLTRGQLIDRVWGADYVGDTKTLDVHVKRLRSKIEQDPAKPERLVTVRGLGYKLEG from the coding sequence GTGACCAACGTGCTTATCGTCGAGGACGAGGAATCGTTGGCCGAACCTTTGGCCTTCATTCTCCGGAAAGAGGGTTTCGAGGTCACCGTCGCCGTAGACGGCCCTTCGGCGCTCGCAGAATTCGATCGGGCAGGCGCGGACATCGTGCTCCTCGACCTGATGCTTCCCGGCATGAGCGGAACGGACGTCTGCAAGCAACTGCGTTCGCGTTCAGGTGTTCCCGTCATCATGGTGACCGCGCGTGACAGTGAGATCGACAAGGTGGTCGGGCTCGAACTCGGCGCGGACGACTACGTCACCAAGCCTTACTCCGCCAGAGAGTTGATCGCACGTATCCGCGCGGTGTTGCGTCGGGGCAACGATGCCGAGCTGGACGGCATCGTCGACACCGGCGTGCTGGAAGCGGGGCCGGTTCGCATGGACGTCGAACGGCACGTAGTGCTGGTGAACACCGAGCAGATCACGTTGCCGCTCAAGGAATTCGACTTGCTCGAATATTTGCTGCGCAACTCCGGGCGGGTACTCACCCGCGGTCAGTTGATCGATCGGGTGTGGGGTGCGGACTACGTCGGCGACACCAAAACCCTTGATGTGCATGTGAAGCGGCTGCGATCGAAGATCGAGCAAGATCCGGCCAAACCTGAACGCCTCGTCACCGTGCGCGGGTTGGGTTACAAACTCGAGGGCTAG
- a CDS encoding AURKAIP1/COX24 domain-containing protein, which produces MGSVIKKRRKRMSKKKHRKLLRRTRVQRRKLGK; this is translated from the coding sequence ATGGGTTCAGTGATCAAGAAGCGTCGCAAGCGCATGTCGAAGAAGAAGCACCGCAAGTTGCTTCGTCGTACCCGAGTTCAGCGCAGGAAACTCGGTAAGTAG
- a CDS encoding helix-turn-helix domain-containing protein encodes MTPISKPSKGSSLDGQPAFAGTQFLTVAEVASLMRVSKMTVYRLVHGGELPAVRVGRSFRVHAKAVHDYLETSYFDAG; translated from the coding sequence ATGACGCCTATAAGCAAGCCCTCCAAGGGTTCGTCCCTGGATGGCCAACCAGCTTTTGCTGGAACACAGTTCCTCACAGTCGCCGAAGTGGCGTCACTGATGAGGGTGTCCAAAATGACTGTGTACCGACTGGTACACGGCGGAGAGTTGCCCGCAGTACGGGTGGGTCGATCGTTTCGTGTGCACGCGAAAGCTGTGCATGATTACCTCGAGACCTCGTACTTCGATGCGGGCTGA
- a CDS encoding sugar phosphate isomerase/epimerase gives MAPKGLVAVGLSTASVYPQNTEAAFRYAAELGYDGIELMVWAESVSQEVDAVASLSRKYSIPVQAIHAPCLLISQRVWGADPAAKLERSVQAAEKLGASTVVVHPPFRWQRKYADGFADQVADLEMGSDVVVAVENMFPMRADRLFGRKEGSAARLRKRGGPGAALSAFAPSYDPTDSGHAHYTLDLSHTATAGTDAFEMMDRMGAGLAHLHLADGRGASVDEHLIPGHGEQPCAEVCTELVRRGFRGQAVIEINTQNARTLPERASMLGQALAFARRYLG, from the coding sequence GTGGCGCCGAAAGGTTTGGTAGCAGTCGGATTGTCCACAGCTTCGGTGTATCCGCAAAACACCGAAGCGGCGTTTCGCTATGCGGCAGAGCTCGGCTACGACGGCATCGAGCTGATGGTGTGGGCCGAATCGGTGAGCCAGGAAGTCGACGCCGTTGCATCGCTCTCTCGTAAGTATTCGATTCCGGTGCAAGCCATCCATGCCCCTTGCCTGCTGATTTCCCAACGAGTCTGGGGCGCCGACCCGGCCGCAAAACTTGAACGTTCGGTGCAGGCTGCAGAGAAATTGGGTGCCTCTACAGTCGTGGTGCATCCGCCGTTTCGGTGGCAGCGGAAGTACGCCGACGGATTCGCTGATCAGGTGGCGGACCTCGAGATGGGTTCGGACGTCGTGGTCGCCGTCGAGAACATGTTCCCGATGCGGGCGGACAGGTTGTTCGGGCGCAAGGAAGGATCTGCGGCGAGACTTCGCAAGCGTGGCGGCCCTGGTGCTGCGCTATCGGCGTTCGCGCCGTCCTACGACCCGACTGATTCCGGGCACGCGCACTACACGCTGGATCTGTCACATACGGCAACTGCCGGGACCGATGCGTTCGAGATGATGGATCGCATGGGTGCGGGCCTGGCGCATCTTCATCTGGCCGATGGTAGGGGCGCGTCGGTCGACGAGCATCTCATTCCCGGGCACGGCGAACAACCGTGCGCCGAGGTGTGCACGGAGTTGGTTCGTCGCGGTTTTCGCGGGCAGGCCGTCATCGAGATCAATACGCAGAACGCGCGCACGCTGCCCGAACGAGCGTCGATGCTCGGGCAGGCCTTGGCCTTCGCACGGCGGTATCTCGGGTAG
- a CDS encoding NAD-dependent epimerase/dehydratase family protein codes for MNSNDRGVVAPKVVLVTGVSRFLGGYLVTRLAQNPSIERVIAVDTRSPSKDLLRKMGRAEFVRADIRNPLIGKIVRSAGVDTVVHAATIAKPPRSGGRATMKDLNVIGAMQLFAVCQNSPTVRKVVLRSSSSVYGCSAKDPVNFTEEMSARRPPQGAYARDTIDIEGYVRGLGRRRPDVAVSILRMAPLIGPRLNGTISQYMTSPIIPSILGRDARMQLLHEEDALAALERATIGGPAGTFNVGADGTIMFSQAIRRAGRIEAPVPFALFNSVGRALMGGMMREFTTEQLDYFHFGCGLDTTRMRSDLGFEPRWTTVQAFDDFVRGAALRPVLKTEWVDAAEKHLLSIVGAGAAVSTKVLTVASPGRRR; via the coding sequence GTGAACTCGAACGATCGAGGCGTCGTGGCGCCGAAAGTGGTCCTCGTGACCGGTGTAAGCCGTTTTCTCGGGGGTTACCTCGTTACTCGGCTCGCGCAGAATCCATCGATCGAACGTGTCATCGCTGTCGATACGCGCTCACCGAGCAAAGACCTGCTGCGCAAGATGGGCCGCGCCGAGTTCGTGCGCGCCGACATCCGCAATCCGCTCATCGGCAAGATCGTCCGCAGCGCGGGCGTGGACACGGTTGTCCATGCCGCCACCATTGCCAAACCGCCCCGTTCCGGCGGTCGAGCGACCATGAAGGATCTCAATGTCATCGGGGCGATGCAACTCTTCGCCGTCTGCCAGAACTCACCGACTGTGCGCAAGGTGGTTCTGCGGTCTTCCTCGTCCGTCTATGGGTGCAGTGCCAAGGACCCGGTCAATTTCACCGAGGAGATGAGTGCCCGGCGTCCGCCGCAGGGCGCCTACGCTCGGGACACCATCGACATCGAGGGCTACGTCCGCGGGCTCGGCCGCCGCCGTCCGGACGTCGCTGTGTCGATTTTGAGGATGGCACCGCTGATCGGGCCACGGCTCAACGGGACCATCTCGCAGTACATGACGTCACCGATCATCCCGAGTATTCTCGGCCGGGATGCACGCATGCAATTGCTGCACGAAGAAGACGCCTTGGCTGCACTCGAGCGAGCCACGATCGGCGGACCGGCAGGCACATTCAACGTCGGAGCCGACGGAACGATCATGTTCTCTCAGGCTATCCGGCGGGCGGGTCGTATCGAAGCGCCCGTGCCGTTCGCGTTGTTCAACAGCGTCGGTCGAGCACTGATGGGTGGCATGATGCGCGAGTTCACCACCGAACAACTCGACTATTTCCATTTCGGCTGCGGGCTCGACACGACCCGTATGAGATCCGACCTCGGTTTCGAACCGCGGTGGACAACCGTGCAGGCATTCGACGACTTCGTTCGCGGCGCAGCACTGCGTCCGGTCCTCAAAACCGAGTGGGTCGATGCCGCCGAGAAACACTTGTTGTCGATCGTCGGTGCAGGTGCAGCAGTGTCGACGAAGGTACTGACCGTCGCGAGTCCGGGACGAAGGAGGTGA